The following are from one region of the Salvia hispanica cultivar TCC Black 2014 chromosome 1, UniMelb_Shisp_WGS_1.0, whole genome shotgun sequence genome:
- the LOC125201003 gene encoding disease resistance protein RGA2-like isoform X1, translating into MEGEAVAAVLQVLVQNLIDHSKKEFSLVRGLKKEAAKLTKRLGTLQQFLKDAEMRTIPGGSVKRWLNQLEDVAFDADNVLDEFNYHLLRKQINPIMPNEPVKPMKQKVLSYFSPCVKYSRSRNMALRIQDINENLEVINKEAADLGLKEMLATNVPTLPDVSRETDSLTLDPIFIGRDKVMSEIVEKVTTCITTDDRVSILAIVGMGGLGKTTLTRKVFHFLKENNLFGSHLWVHVSQIFDPITLFKKILKELNPNKVDAEMSKQDIMKKLGEDLKEKTYLLTLDDVWNQDRPAWDGFIQSLLGVSSIKGNVIVVTTRIKEVASTVSLHCPHELKVLSEEDCLSIIKEKSFGKKDFPLEFEAIGRKIARRCKGLPLAANVVGGVLRNKSEEKWISIEEQGLLRNEGDHITNILRLSYDELSVPSLKKCFTYCSVFPKGHRFVKQELIEYWMAEGFLEADGNNDLEYVGENYFNILVDNSLLQITARYDDWVGCVMHDLVHDLAYSVLGGCNASDVFPVRYMFLEEKSKGVLKKNAKYLRTLLSMDNTYGNTFSEFECLHVLTFGSSTVTELPSSIMKLIHLRVLDISESKVTYLPDWIGKLVHLQTLRALVDYVAGLFQLPSTLKYLINLRHLYVYKSVELPAEIGRLTCLQTLQYFMVGYCSGHKIEELGSLNDLKGKLEISDLEKVGNKEEAEKANLHKKSKLMELHLVWDEHREGENTNDEDVLEGLQPHSNLKKLEIKGFKGKKFPFWTQNMVIANVSQGCWVPLNQLVEIKLSQCSKCEEIPMFGQLPKLKSLHLYELSNVKSINSSAHESQCIVFPALESLKMYDMPRLTEWVHTKSVGVSDVSDVKLFPHLQYLVIERCNQLTNFPALFWSPLKELTIGYIDSYRPLADIFETELTLLTRLCIKRINDLECLPDWLFDSNPNLLKLEIAECPNLRGLPYGSNPNLLKLEIAECPNLRGLPYGLCTFNSLEKLIIKKCRNLEHMGVQQSEGSLSCLKELDIRDCNALVYLPCELLGSSLETLSLWNLSSLQNVPEIITVCRNCPV; encoded by the coding sequence ATGGAGGGAGAAGCTGTGGCCGCCGTCCTTCAAGTTCTTGTTCAAAACCTTATCGACCATTCCAAGAAAGAGTTCTCACTTGTCCGAGGCCTCAAAAAAGAAGCAGCAAAACTGACTAAGCGTTTGGGTACCCTCCAGCAATTCTTGAAGGATGCAGAGATGCGTACCATTCCCGGTGGATCTGTCAAAAGGTGGCTCAACCAGCTCGAAGATGTGGCGTTTGATGCTGACAATGTTTTGGATGAGTTCAACTATCATCTCCTCCGCAAACAAATCAACCCCATCATGCCTAACGAACCCGTCAAACCCATGAAACAAAAGGTACTCTCGTACTTCTCACCATGCGTTAAATATTCACGCTCCCGAAATATGGCTCTTAGGATCCAAGATATCAATGAGAATTTGGAGGTCATTAACAAAGAAGCTGCCGATCTTGGCCTCAAAGAGATGCTTGCCACCAATGTGCCCACTTTGCCTGATGTGTCTCGTGAAACTGACTCACTCACTCTTGACCCAATTTTTATTGGAAGAGATAAGGTGATGTCAGAAATAGTTGAAAAGGTTACCACTTGTATCACAACTGATGATCGTGTTTCTATCCTGGCCATTGTGGGAATGGGAGGATTGGGGAAGACAACTTTGACTAGGAAAgtctttcattttctaaaagaaaataatcttTTTGGATCACATCTTTGGGTGCatgtttctcaaatttttgatCCAATCACTCTTTTCAAGAAAATCCTCAAAGAGTTGAATCCCAATAAAGTTGATGCTGAGATGAGTAAGCAAGATATTATGAAAAAGCTGGGAGAagatttgaaagaaaaaacatatcTTCTTACTCTTGATGATGTTTGGAATCAAGATCGTCCCGCATGGGATGGTTTTATCCAGTCGTTGTTGGGCGTTAGTTCTATTAAGGGAAATGTTATTGTTGTTACCACCAGAATTAAGGAGGTAGCTTCAACTGTGAGTCTACATTGTCCACACGAGTTGAAAGTGTTATCCGAAGAAGATTGTTTATCAATTATCAAAGAAAAAAGCTTTGGAAAAAAAGATTTTCCATTGGAATTCGAGGCTATTGGGAGAAAAATTGCAAGAAGATGTAAAGGTTTGCCTTTAGCCGCTAACGTAGTTGGTGGAGTATTGCGCAATAAATCtgaagaaaaatggatctcaATCGAAGAGCAAGGGCTTTTACGCAATGAAGGAGATCATATCACAAATATATTGAGGTTGAGCTATGATGAATTGTCTGTACCATCACTCAAGAAGTGTTTTACATATTGTTCTGTTTTTCCTAAAGGTCACAGATTTGTGAAGCAGGAACTGATTGAGTATTGGATGGCAGAAGGATTTCTCGAAGCTGATGGAAATAATGACTTGGAATATGTGGGAGAAAACTATTTCAATATACTTGTAGACAATTCCTTACTGCAAATTACCGCAAGATATGATGACTGGGTGGGATGTGTGATGCACGATCTTGTGCATGATCTTGCATATTCTGTATTAGGTGGTTGTAATGCATCTGACGTTTTCCCAGTTCGATACATGTTCCTAGAAGAAAAGTCAAAGggtgttttgaaaaaaaatgcaaaatatttgCGAACGTTATTATCCATGGATAACACTTATGGTAACACCTTCTCGGAGTTTGAATGTCTCCATGTTTTAACTTTTGGAAGTAGTACAGTTACTGAGTTGCCAAGTTCAATCATGAAGTTGATACACTTGAGAGTTCTTGATATCAGCGAATCAAAAGTTACATATCTTCCAGATTGGATTGGTAAATTGGTTCACTTGCAAACATTGAGAGCACTGGTAGATTATGTAGCAGGGTTATTTCAACTTCCAAGCACTTTGAAGTACTTGATTAACTTAAGACATCTTTATGTTTACAAATCTGTAGAGTTGCCTGCTGAGATTGGGCGGTTAACTTGTCTCCAAACCCTACAGTACTTTATGGTGGGCTACTGTAGTGGCCACAAAATTGAAGAACTCGGAAGTTTGAACGATCTTAAaggaaaattagaaatttctgaTCTGGAAAAGGTTGGTAACAAGGAAGAGGCCGAGAAAGCGAATCTACATAAAAAGTCAAAGTTAATGGAGTTGCACTTGGTGTGGGATGAGCATAGAGAAGGTGAAAATACAAATGATGAGGATGTGTTAGAAGGCCTTCAACCTCACTCTAATCTGAAGAAGTTAGAGATTAAAGGATtcaagggaaaaaaatttccATTCTGGActcaaaatatggtaattgCAAATGTGTCTCAAGGTTGTTGGGTACCACTTAACCAGTTAGTTGAGATAAAACTCTCCCAGTGCTCTAAATGTGAAGAAATCCCAATGTTTGGGCAGTTGCCAAAGCTCAAATCTCTTCATTTGTATGAATTGAGTAATGTGAAGTCCATAAATTCTTCTGCCCATGAATCCCAGTGTATTGTTTTTCCGGCTCTTGAAAGCCTCAAAATGTATGACATGCCTAGGCTGACAGAGTGGGTACACACAAAATCAGTGGGTGTAAGTGACGTAAGTGACGTCAAGCTATTCCCTCACCTACAATACTTGGTGATCGAACGTTGCAATCAATTGACGAATTTTCCAGCTCTTTTCTGGTCGCCTCTCAAAGAGTTGACTATTGGATACATTGATAGCTACAGGCCTTTAGCAGACATATTTGAAACTGAGTTGACGTTGCTAACACGACTTTgcataaaaagaataaatgatCTGGAATGCCTCCCAGATTGGTTATTCGACAGCAATCCCAATCTGTTGAAATTGGAGATAGCGGAATGCCCCAATTTGAGAGGACTACCGTATGGTAGCAATCCCAATCTGTTGAAATTGGAGATAGCGGAATGCCCCAATTTGAGAGGACTACCATATGGTCTGTGCaccttcaattctttggagaagtTGATCATAAAAAAGTGTCGAAATTTGGAACATATGGGCGTACAACAATCAGAAGGAAGCCTCTCCTGTCTTAAAGAGTTGGATATTAGGGACTGCAATGCTTTGGTGTATCTGCCATGTGAACTGCTAGGATCCTCGCTCGAGACACTGAGCTTGTGGAATTTAAGTAGCCTACAGAATGTACCTGAGATAATTACTGTCTGCCGAAATTGCCCCGTCTAA
- the LOC125201003 gene encoding disease resistance protein RGA2-like isoform X2, with protein sequence MEGEAVAAVLQVLVQNLIDHSKKEFSLVRGLKKEAAKLTKRLGTLQQFLKDAEMRTIPGGSVKRWLNQLEDVAFDADNVLDEFNYHLLRKQINPIMPNEPVKPMKQKVLSYFSPCVKYSRSRNMALRIQDINENLEVINKEAADLGLKEMLATNVPTLPDVSRETDSLTLDPIFIGRDKVMSEIVEKVTTCITTDDRVSILAIVGMGGLGKTTLTRKVFHFLKENNLFGSHLWVHVSQIFDPITLFKKILKELNPNKVDAEMSKQDIMKKLGEDLKEKTYLLTLDDVWNQDRPAWDGFIQSLLGVSSIKGNVIVVTTRIKEVASTVSLHCPHELKVLSEEDCLSIIKEKSFGKKDFPLEFEAIGRKIARRCKGLPLAANVVGGVLRNKSEEKWISIEEQGLLRNEGDHITNILRLSYDELSVPSLKKCFTYCSVFPKGHRFVKQELIEYWMAEGFLEADGNNDLEYVGENYFNILVDNSLLQITARYDDWVGCVMHDLVHDLAYSVLGGCNASDVFPVRYMFLEEKSKGVLKKNAKYLRTLLSMDNTYGNTFSEFECLHVLTFGSSTVTELPSSIMKLIHLRVLDISESKVTYLPDWIGKLVHLQTLRALVDYVAGLFQLPSTLKYLINLRHLYVYKSVELPAEIGRLTCLQTLQYFMVGYCSGHKIEELGSLNDLKGKLEISDLEKVGNKEEAEKANLHKKSKLMELHLVWDEHREGENTNDEDVLEGLQPHSNLKKLEIKGFKGKKFPFWTQNMVIANVSQGCWVPLNQLVEIKLSQCSKCEEIPMFGQLPKLKSLHLYELSNVKSINSSAHESQCIVFPALESLKMYDMPRLTEWVHTKSVGVSDVSDVKLFPHLQYLVIERCNQLTNFPALFWSPLKELTIGYIDSYRPLADIFETELTLLTRLCIKRINDLECLPDWLFGSNPNLLKLEIAECPNLRGLPYGLCTFNSLEKLIIKKCRNLEHMGVQQSEGSLSCLKELDIRDCNALVYLPCELLGSSLETLSLWNLSSLQNVPEIITVCRNCPV encoded by the exons ATGGAGGGAGAAGCTGTGGCCGCCGTCCTTCAAGTTCTTGTTCAAAACCTTATCGACCATTCCAAGAAAGAGTTCTCACTTGTCCGAGGCCTCAAAAAAGAAGCAGCAAAACTGACTAAGCGTTTGGGTACCCTCCAGCAATTCTTGAAGGATGCAGAGATGCGTACCATTCCCGGTGGATCTGTCAAAAGGTGGCTCAACCAGCTCGAAGATGTGGCGTTTGATGCTGACAATGTTTTGGATGAGTTCAACTATCATCTCCTCCGCAAACAAATCAACCCCATCATGCCTAACGAACCCGTCAAACCCATGAAACAAAAGGTACTCTCGTACTTCTCACCATGCGTTAAATATTCACGCTCCCGAAATATGGCTCTTAGGATCCAAGATATCAATGAGAATTTGGAGGTCATTAACAAAGAAGCTGCCGATCTTGGCCTCAAAGAGATGCTTGCCACCAATGTGCCCACTTTGCCTGATGTGTCTCGTGAAACTGACTCACTCACTCTTGACCCAATTTTTATTGGAAGAGATAAGGTGATGTCAGAAATAGTTGAAAAGGTTACCACTTGTATCACAACTGATGATCGTGTTTCTATCCTGGCCATTGTGGGAATGGGAGGATTGGGGAAGACAACTTTGACTAGGAAAgtctttcattttctaaaagaaaataatcttTTTGGATCACATCTTTGGGTGCatgtttctcaaatttttgatCCAATCACTCTTTTCAAGAAAATCCTCAAAGAGTTGAATCCCAATAAAGTTGATGCTGAGATGAGTAAGCAAGATATTATGAAAAAGCTGGGAGAagatttgaaagaaaaaacatatcTTCTTACTCTTGATGATGTTTGGAATCAAGATCGTCCCGCATGGGATGGTTTTATCCAGTCGTTGTTGGGCGTTAGTTCTATTAAGGGAAATGTTATTGTTGTTACCACCAGAATTAAGGAGGTAGCTTCAACTGTGAGTCTACATTGTCCACACGAGTTGAAAGTGTTATCCGAAGAAGATTGTTTATCAATTATCAAAGAAAAAAGCTTTGGAAAAAAAGATTTTCCATTGGAATTCGAGGCTATTGGGAGAAAAATTGCAAGAAGATGTAAAGGTTTGCCTTTAGCCGCTAACGTAGTTGGTGGAGTATTGCGCAATAAATCtgaagaaaaatggatctcaATCGAAGAGCAAGGGCTTTTACGCAATGAAGGAGATCATATCACAAATATATTGAGGTTGAGCTATGATGAATTGTCTGTACCATCACTCAAGAAGTGTTTTACATATTGTTCTGTTTTTCCTAAAGGTCACAGATTTGTGAAGCAGGAACTGATTGAGTATTGGATGGCAGAAGGATTTCTCGAAGCTGATGGAAATAATGACTTGGAATATGTGGGAGAAAACTATTTCAATATACTTGTAGACAATTCCTTACTGCAAATTACCGCAAGATATGATGACTGGGTGGGATGTGTGATGCACGATCTTGTGCATGATCTTGCATATTCTGTATTAGGTGGTTGTAATGCATCTGACGTTTTCCCAGTTCGATACATGTTCCTAGAAGAAAAGTCAAAGggtgttttgaaaaaaaatgcaaaatatttgCGAACGTTATTATCCATGGATAACACTTATGGTAACACCTTCTCGGAGTTTGAATGTCTCCATGTTTTAACTTTTGGAAGTAGTACAGTTACTGAGTTGCCAAGTTCAATCATGAAGTTGATACACTTGAGAGTTCTTGATATCAGCGAATCAAAAGTTACATATCTTCCAGATTGGATTGGTAAATTGGTTCACTTGCAAACATTGAGAGCACTGGTAGATTATGTAGCAGGGTTATTTCAACTTCCAAGCACTTTGAAGTACTTGATTAACTTAAGACATCTTTATGTTTACAAATCTGTAGAGTTGCCTGCTGAGATTGGGCGGTTAACTTGTCTCCAAACCCTACAGTACTTTATGGTGGGCTACTGTAGTGGCCACAAAATTGAAGAACTCGGAAGTTTGAACGATCTTAAaggaaaattagaaatttctgaTCTGGAAAAGGTTGGTAACAAGGAAGAGGCCGAGAAAGCGAATCTACATAAAAAGTCAAAGTTAATGGAGTTGCACTTGGTGTGGGATGAGCATAGAGAAGGTGAAAATACAAATGATGAGGATGTGTTAGAAGGCCTTCAACCTCACTCTAATCTGAAGAAGTTAGAGATTAAAGGATtcaagggaaaaaaatttccATTCTGGActcaaaatatggtaattgCAAATGTGTCTCAAGGTTGTTGGGTACCACTTAACCAGTTAGTTGAGATAAAACTCTCCCAGTGCTCTAAATGTGAAGAAATCCCAATGTTTGGGCAGTTGCCAAAGCTCAAATCTCTTCATTTGTATGAATTGAGTAATGTGAAGTCCATAAATTCTTCTGCCCATGAATCCCAGTGTATTGTTTTTCCGGCTCTTGAAAGCCTCAAAATGTATGACATGCCTAGGCTGACAGAGTGGGTACACACAAAATCAGTGGGTGTAAGTGACGTAAGTGACGTCAAGCTATTCCCTCACCTACAATACTTGGTGATCGAACGTTGCAATCAATTGACGAATTTTCCAGCTCTTTTCTGGTCGCCTCTCAAAGAGTTGACTATTGGATACATTGATAGCTACAGGCCTTTAGCAGACATATTTGAAACTGAGTTGACGTTGCTAACACGACTTTgcataaaaagaataaatgatCTGGAATGCCTCCCAGATTGGTTATT TGGTAGCAATCCCAATCTGTTGAAATTGGAGATAGCGGAATGCCCCAATTTGAGAGGACTACCATATGGTCTGTGCaccttcaattctttggagaagtTGATCATAAAAAAGTGTCGAAATTTGGAACATATGGGCGTACAACAATCAGAAGGAAGCCTCTCCTGTCTTAAAGAGTTGGATATTAGGGACTGCAATGCTTTGGTGTATCTGCCATGTGAACTGCTAGGATCCTCGCTCGAGACACTGAGCTTGTGGAATTTAAGTAGCCTACAGAATGTACCTGAGATAATTACTGTCTGCCGAAATTGCCCCGTCTAA
- the LOC125201007 gene encoding putative disease resistance protein RGA4, producing MEGEAVATVLQVVVQNLIDQAKNDYLLVRGLKKEAEKLTERLGTLQKFLNDAEKHTNPGDAVKSWLKKLENAAFDADNVLDEFSYHHLCKQINPIMPIIPMKQKVLSCFSPCVNFSRSRSMALSIQEINEDLEVINKEAADLGLTQILATNVPTLPDAARETASSTLDPIFIGRDKVMSEIVKKLTDCITSDECVSVHAIVGMGGLGKTTLTRKVFHLLQEKKLFGSHIWVHVSQIFVPTALLKKILKELAPQKVEAEMSKQDITKILKEVLKDKTYLLILDDTWNEDLPTWEEGFFDSLLGATSTKGNAIVVTTRKKKVASTVRALPTHELEGLSNKECWAIIKEKTFGKEDVPLGFEAIGMEIAEKCQGLPLAARVVGGVLRDKKSEEEWRSIKENWLSQDEGNYITKILKLSFDNLSLPSLKKCFAYCSIFPKGHRIERQILIEYWMAEGFLVGNDMESVGDNFINVLLHNSLLQIAERDDYGNVESCVMHDLVHDLASSVLAGSHNADGISPVRYMSLEENSIDVLKQNAKYLRTLLSMDHSIMFSDFQSVRVLTLGSDTVEELPSSIMKLIHLRVLDINKSRIKYLPDWIGKLIHLQTLRAENYFLKKLPSTLKYLTNLRHLYISDGVELPAEIGRLTSLQTLEYFEVGDKDGWKIEELGSLNDLKGKLKFQSLKGLITRKRLRKQVYLPSQNYWSCV from the coding sequence ATGGAGGGAGAAGCTGTGGCCACCGTCCTTCAAGTTGTTGTTCAAAACCTCATCGACCAAGCCAAGAATGACTACTTACTTGTCCGAGGCCTCAAAAAAGAAGCAGAAAAACTGACTGAGCGTTTGGGTACCCTCCAGAAATTCTTGAACGATGCAGAGAAGCATACTAATCCCGGTGATGCTGTCAAAAGCTGGCTCAAGAAGCTTGAAAATGCTGCATTTGATGCTGACAACGTTTTGGATGAGTTCAGCTATCATCACCTCTGCAAACAAATCAACCCCATCATGCCCATCATACCCATGAAGCAAAAGGTGCTATCATGCTTCTCACCATGTGTTAATTTTTCACGTTCCCGAAGTATGGCTCTTAGCATCCAAGAAATTAATGAGGATTTGGAGGTCATTAACAAAGAGGCTGCTGACCTAGGCCTCACACAGATTCTTGCCACCAATGTGCCCACTTTGCCTGATGCTGCTCGTGAAACAGCCTCATCCACTCTTGAtccaatttttattggaaGAGATAAGGTCATGTCAGAAATAGTTAAAAAGCTTACCGATTGTATCACGTCTGATGAATGTGTTTCTGTCCATGCCATTGTGGGAATGGGAGGATTGGGGAAGACAACTTTGACTAGGAAAGTCTTTCATCTTTTACAAGAAAAGAAACTGTTTGGATCACATATTTGGGTGCatgtttctcaaatttttgTACCAACTGCTCTTCTCAAGAAAATTCTCAAAGAGTTGGCTCCTCAAAAGGTTGAAGCTGAGATGAGTAAGCAAGATATTACGAAAATTCTGAAAGAAGTTTTGAAAGATAAAACTTATCTACTGATTCTTGATGATACATGGAATGAAGATCTTCCCACATGGGAAGAAGGTTTCTTCGATTCCTTGTTGGGTGCTACTTCTACTAAGGGTAATGCGATTGTTGTTACCACAAGAAAGAAGAAGGTTGCTTCAACTGTTAGGGCACTTCCTACACATGAGCTTGAAGGATTATCAAACAAAGAATGTTGGGCAATAATCAAAGAGAAAACCTTTGGAAAAGAGGATGTTCCTTTGGGATTTGAGGCCATTGGGATGGAGATTGCAGAAAAATGTCAAGGTTTGCCTTTAGCTGCCAGGGTAGTCGGTGGAGTACTACGCGATAAAAAATCTGAAGAAGAATGGCGCTCGATCAAAGAGAATTGGCTTTCACAAGATGAAGGAAATTATATCACAAAGATATTGAAGTTGAGCTTTGATAATTTGTCTCTACCATCACTCAAGAAGTGTTTTGCATATTGTTCGATTTTTCCGAAAGGTCATAGAATTGAAAGGCAGATATTGATTGAGTATTGGATGGCAGAAGGATTTCTCGTAGGCAACGACATGGAATCTGTGGGAGACAACTTTATCAATGTTCTTCTACACAACTCTTTACTGCAAATTGCAGAAAGAGATGATTATGGAAATGTGGAAAGTTGTGTGATGCACGATCTTGTGCATGATCTTGCATCTTCTGTTTTAGCCGGTTCTCATAATGCAGATGGCATATCCCCAGTTCGATACATGAGTCTTGAAGAAAATTCAATTGATGTCctaaaacaaaatgcaaaatatttgCGGACTCTATTATCCATGGATCATAGCATCATGTTCTCAGACTTTCAAAGTGTTCGTGTTTTAACTTTGGGAAGTGATACAGTTGAGGAGTTGCCAAGTTCAATCATGAAGTTGATACATTTGAGAGTTCTTGATATTAACAAATCGAGAATTAAATATCTTCCGGATTGGATTGGTAAACTCATTCACTTGCAAACATTGAGAGCagagaattattttttaaagaaactTCCAAGTACTTTGAAGTACTTGACTAATTTAAGGCATCTTTATATTAGTGATGGTGTAGAGTTGCCTGCTGAGATTGGGAGATTAACTTCTCTCCAAACACTGGAGTATTTTGAAGTTGGTGACAAAGATGGATGGAAAATCGAAGAGCTCGGAAGTTTGAATGATCTCAAAGGAAAGCTGAAATTTCAAAGCTTGAAAGGGTTGATAACAAGGAAGAGGCTGAGAAAGCAAGTCTATCTGCCAAGTCAAAATTATTGGAGTTGTGTTTGA